From the genome of Desulfonatronum thiosulfatophilum:
ATTTCACCGAACTCCTGCACCATCCCCATCGGCAACTGGCGCGCACGAAGTTTTTCGAGAATTGTCCAGAAGCTGATAAAACTGCCGTACAAATACCCCGAGGCAAACAAGTTGATCACCAAGTCACGTTCAGGATTCAGTCCCGCTGCCAGCAAGCCATGCGCCGCGCAGGTCATCTGGTCGTGATAGTCATCCCAGGAGAACATCGAATAAACTGGGTTTCCACTCGAACCACCACTGCGAAAAACCAAGTCAGGGCACTGCACGCTTGCGGCCATTTCCTGGAATTGCGCCTTGTGCAGAATCGGGGCAGTGGCCTGTACAGTTCCGGAAGAGGCCGAAGCTTCCAGTTCGTCAAAGCTGCCCACGCCCTCGGCTGCCTCCGGTCCATCCAGGGAAATGCGTCGTGACAGTTGTTGGAGTGCGTAAACTCCGTCGTGCGGCGCGCCCACATAGCTGTCCACCATCTCGCCCGGACGGGCCACCCGCGTGACCCCGGCACTGAAAAGCGCACGGCTGATCTCCGCCAGGGAGCGCAATCCGCAGGCCAGCCCGCAGCTTTGCAGCCAAGCCCGCATGGGCCTCAAAACCGTGGTGATCTCCTCGCGAGCCAGTCCCTTGACCCAAACCGTGCGGTAAAGCGGCGACGGCCGCAATCCCGGGCGTCGGTCCACCAGAACGCGCCAGCGTCCTTCCCGTTGATCCTCGAATATCCGGGTCAGCCCCAGCGCCTCCTCCGCGCGGGCAACCAACATGGTCGTCGTCAGTTCCGCCTGTTCGCTCGCATCCGGCAACCGTCCGGGGATTGTGGGTGAAATCTCGGCCAAGCGTACTGCCAAATCCGCCGCGAACGCTTCCACGCCTGCATCGTCCGCCTCCACGAAAATCGTCTGCGGGCTGGAACAGGCCTGCTGATCCAAACGGCACACGTCCCGCGCCGCTCCTATCAGGGCCGCGTCCCGTTCCGCGCTCCCCGGTCGCAGGCACTCCGCCGCGACATAGCCGAAAGAGACCTTGTGCCCCCAACTGATTACCCGGGCCCCTCCCGGCGCGGCCTGGCGCACCGCCGCAATGGCCTTTTCCCCGCCCCAGACCGATATCGCATCCGCAAACCCGAAGATCGTCTCCAAGCGCTCCCGATCCGTTGAAGCCACATGCACCACCGCGACATACTCTTTTAGACGGCCTCCCGCATCCAGGGAGCACAAGGCTTCCGCGAAACACGCCCCGAATTCCGTATCCCGGGCACTGACTTTGACCACGTTCACGTTCCCGGCCAACAGACTTTCCACCAGCCCCAGCGCGGCCACCGTGAATACATTGGACGGCATTACATGCACCACGCAGCCCAGCGGAGCCCACGCCTCGAACTGCCGCCCCGGATACTTTCTGCTGAGCGTTCCCGGACGAGAACACCCCAACTCCGAGCGCACTCGCCCAAGCAAGGCGTCACGGGACAACGCCCCGGCGATGCCCCGCATCATTGCCTCGACATCCTCGCGGGGCGTGGTCTCACACGCCAGGGCCACCAGCCGCTCGTACAGCTCATCGCCCGGAACAAACCGCCCAGCCAGGGCCTCGGCCGCCACCAGTAAATCCCCGAAGGGAAACGGCGGGCACAGGATCCGCGCCAGCCGCGCCTCCAGTCCCTGCAACGCCGCATCAAGGGCGGCATCATCCACCCATTCACCGAACCAGAAATGTCTATTCATTTCAGCAACTCCGCTGCTGCCGCCGCGCAACTTTTGTTCGCCGAAATGCCGGCACGGCCCAGCACTTCGAACCACGGGGTTGGATGATCACCGCATGGGCAATTATCCGCCGCATGGCGCACCGCCAAGTCCCCCATCACCACGTTGTGCGCCGGAGCCGACGTGATGTAAGGCGACACAAACGAAAGAAATCCCGGTGTTCCGTCCGGCACCGGCTTCAGCGTCTTCAGATCGCGCACCAGTACCCGCGACCACGTAGGCTGATGCAGGCGATGCCTCTTGCAACCCACATACGGCACCGAATGTTCCACGGCTCCATACGTCTCCACGATATGTTCGGAAGGAATTCCCAACTGACGTTCGATGTCCGCGAACAACGTGTCTTTCGAAACGGCCTTGTCCGCGTGTCCCTTCCACCCCCCGCCGAAGATCACGAGACTGCCCTCTGGCAAGCGCAGATCGTCCATGCCCAGGGCACGCATGCGTTCCAGGATAAAATGCAGAAACGCCGGGAAGCCGATGATGCGCACCGGCGTATCTCCAGCCGCCCATGTTTTCAGACGCGCAACGGCTCCGAATGAATCAAACTCATGGCGCCCCCCGCCAATATGGCGCAAGGTCCAGAACTGCTCGGCCACCGGCGCATACCGCATCAAATATTGGTTTGTATTGGACGTGCCCACCTTGATCCCCTCAAAGGGCTCATAGGCATTCACCAAATAATGCGCCGCTGCTTCGCTGAAGATCCCACGCGTCCGCAACGCTCGGTCCACCATTTCCCGGGCGTGCCCGATGGTGAACGCATCAAAAAACATCTGCGACTTTTGTCCTGTTGTGCCCGATGAGGTCAAATGCACCGCCACCCGCGAAAGCGGAATCGAGCGAATCTCATGAAACTTAAAGAAGTTCGCGTGCACTGGAGGCAAGGCCATCACATCCGCCATGCTCCGAAGATGGTCCACCACAATCCCGTTTTGCTCCGCAAAGCATCGGTACCACGGCGAACGCTCCATATGCAGGGCCGTCACCTCTCGCATCGCCGCGACAAACAAATCCTCATACATTTCATCCCGCGCGTAGGCCTCCGGAATCGAACAAAAACGTCGAACTGACTCCGGAATGTCCTCGCCGACACGACCATCCGGTTCGTTGATCATCTGCGCTGCTCCCTTCACATTCAAA
Proteins encoded in this window:
- a CDS encoding acyl-CoA reductase, translating into MNRHFWFGEWVDDAALDAALQGLEARLARILCPPFPFGDLLVAAEALAGRFVPGDELYERLVALACETTPREDVEAMMRGIAGALSRDALLGRVRSELGCSRPGTLSRKYPGRQFEAWAPLGCVVHVMPSNVFTVAALGLVESLLAGNVNVVKVSARDTEFGACFAEALCSLDAGGRLKEYVAVVHVASTDRERLETIFGFADAISVWGGEKAIAAVRQAAPGGARVISWGHKVSFGYVAAECLRPGSAERDAALIGAARDVCRLDQQACSSPQTIFVEADDAGVEAFAADLAVRLAEISPTIPGRLPDASEQAELTTTMLVARAEEALGLTRIFEDQREGRWRVLVDRRPGLRPSPLYRTVWVKGLAREEITTVLRPMRAWLQSCGLACGLRSLAEISRALFSAGVTRVARPGEMVDSYVGAPHDGVYALQQLSRRISLDGPEAAEGVGSFDELEASASSGTVQATAPILHKAQFQEMAASVQCPDLVFRSGGSSGNPVYSMFSWDDYHDQMTCAAHGLLAAGLNPERDLVINLFASGYLYGSFISFWTILEKLRARQLPMGMVQEFGEIAQTILLNKANVAIGLPSHILGLFEAQGELLRGKVEKVFFGGERMTRAQREYLTNECGVKIVRSIAYGSNDAGPMGYQCPHCQGGVHHLMSAIQRLEIVDMAEDRPVDAGQSGRLLFTSSAREYPRVVRYEIGDTGCWVEGDCPCGRTDPRFDLQGRMGDVFKAGAPFFNARRFVTILDEQLNYMGPVQLHIREDGHVTVLQMLISSEGDAVAAEKAVREQYEEIAFSEQTGLAFRFEVRAVADCEFERVSASGKVKPICDHRVN